One genomic segment of Primulina tabacum isolate GXHZ01 chromosome 9, ASM2559414v2, whole genome shotgun sequence includes these proteins:
- the LOC142556400 gene encoding uncharacterized protein LOC142556400, protein MTVDKVKIVQEKLKAAQDRQKSWADLKRRPVEFNVGEKAYVKVSPIRGVVRFSKAGKLNPRYVGPFEILEKVGMLACRLALPPNMSRIHNVFHVSQLRRYIPDPSHILEIEPLLTEGNLGEGLKYEEVSIRIVDTKEQVLRRRIIPYVKVQWSNHTEREATWEVEEKMRKEYPYLFGDQANSSFEDETSHKE, encoded by the coding sequence ATGACTGTGGACAAAGTTAAAATTGTCCAAGAAAagctcaaggcagctcaagatcgaCAGAAGAGCTGGGCAGACCTTAAAAGAAGGCCTGTAGAGTTCAATGTGGGCGAGAAGGCTTATGTGAAAGTCTCGCCTATTAGAGGAGTTGTAAGATTCAGTAAAGCAGGGAAGCTGAACCCTCGATATGTTGGACCCTTTGAAATCTTAGAAAAAGTGGGCATGCTAGCATGCAGACTGGCACTGCCACCGAACATGTCAAGGATCCACAACGTGTTCCATGTATCCCAACTGAGGAGGTACATTCCAGACCCAAGTCACATTTTAGAAATAGAACCACTCTTGACCGAAGGAAACTTGGGAGAAGGATTGAAATACGAAGAAGTTTCTATCAGAATCGTGGACACCAAGGAACAAGTCCTCAGACGACGcatcattccctacgtcaaaGTACAGTGGTCTAACCATACTGagcgagaagcaacttgggaagttGAAGAAAAGATGAGGAAGGAATATCCCTACCTATTTGGAGACCAAGCCAACTcgagtttcgaggacgaaacttcccataAGGAGTGA
- the LOC142556402 gene encoding uncharacterized protein LOC142556402, translating into MIVDKVKIVQEKLKAAQDRQKSWADLKRRPVEFNVGEKAYVKVSPMREVVRFSKAGKLNPRYVGPFEILEKVGTLACRLALPPNMSRIHNVFHVSQLRRYIPDPSHVLEIEPLLTEGNLGEGLKYEEVPIRIVDTKEQVLRRRIIPYIKVQCSNHTEREATWEVEEKMRKEYPYLFGDQANSSFEDETSHKEGGM; encoded by the coding sequence ATGATTGTGGACAAAGTTAAAATTGTCCAAGAAAagctcaaggcagctcaagatcgaCAGAAGAGCTGGGCAGACCTTAAAAGAAGGCCTGTAGAGTTCAATGTGGGTGAGAAGGCTTATGTGAAAGTCTCGCCTATGAGAGAAGTTGTCAGATTCAGTAAAGCAGGGAAGCTGAACCCTCGATATGTTGGACCCTTTGAAATCTTAGAAAAAGTGGGCACGCTAGCATGCAGACTGGCACTGCCACCGAACATGTCAAGGATCCACAACGTGTTCCATGTATCCCAACTGAGGAGGTACATTCCAGACCCAAGTCACGTTTTAGAAATAGAACCACTCTTGACCGAAGGAAACTTGGGAGAAGGATTGAAATACGAAGAAGTTCCTATCAGAATCGTGGACACCAAGGAACAAGTCCTCAGACGACGCATCATTCCCTACATCAAAGTACAGTGTTCTAACCATACTGagcgagaagcaacttgggaagttGAAGAAAAGATGAGGAAGGAATATCCCTACCTATTTGGAGACCAAGCCAACTcgagtttcgaggacgaaacttcccataaggagggagggatgtaa